The following proteins come from a genomic window of Alosa sapidissima isolate fAloSap1 chromosome 22, fAloSap1.pri, whole genome shotgun sequence:
- the spx gene encoding spexin prohormone 1 isoform X1 produces MQSLRNLTAYAFTLLLVATFVSHAWSAPKGNFQRRNWTPQAMLYLKGTQGRRFVPEDVQEGDVYDSLHLETRSQNIEKLSVSKAAAILLNFLQRAKEEVTQGDDNEPQAYFPDVPGWKQDYF; encoded by the exons ATGCAA AGCCTAAGGAATCTAACCGCGTACGCCTTCACTTTGTTGCTGGTCGCAACATTTGTGTCCCACGCTTGGAGCGCACCGAAG GGTAACTTCCAGCGTAGAAACTGGACACCCCAGGCCATGTTGTATTTGAAGGGAACAC AGGGACGGAGGTTTGTCCCAGAAGATGTACAGGAGGGAGATGTCTACGACAGTCTACACTTAG AGACTCGTAGTCAGAATATCGAGAAGCTGAGTGTATCCAAAGCTGCTGCAATACTCCTGAATTTTCTTCAGCGGGCCAAAGAAGAGGTCACACAAG GGGATGACAATGAACCGCAGGCTTACTTTCCAGACGTTCCTGGATGGAAACAAGACTACTTCTGA
- the spx gene encoding spexin prohormone 1 isoform X2, producing the protein MISIKHYAEDSSPQITINTEDERADKTIWHGQNTLLQLKRISSLRNLTAYAFTLLLVATFVSHAWSAPKGNFQRRNWTPQAMLYLKGTQGRRFVPEDVQEGDVYDSLHLETRSQNIEKLSVSKAAAILLNFLQRAKEEVTQGDDNEPQAYFPDVPGWKQDYF; encoded by the exons ATGATTTCCATAAAGCATTACGCGGAGGATTCCTCCCCCCAGATAACTATAAATACAGAGGATGAACGCGCAGATAAGACAATTTGGCACGGGCAGAACACCTTGCTGCAGCTGAAGAGAATATCG AGCCTAAGGAATCTAACCGCGTACGCCTTCACTTTGTTGCTGGTCGCAACATTTGTGTCCCACGCTTGGAGCGCACCGAAG GGTAACTTCCAGCGTAGAAACTGGACACCCCAGGCCATGTTGTATTTGAAGGGAACAC AGGGACGGAGGTTTGTCCCAGAAGATGTACAGGAGGGAGATGTCTACGACAGTCTACACTTAG AGACTCGTAGTCAGAATATCGAGAAGCTGAGTGTATCCAAAGCTGCTGCAATACTCCTGAATTTTCTTCAGCGGGCCAAAGAAGAGGTCACACAAG GGGATGACAATGAACCGCAGGCTTACTTTCCAGACGTTCCTGGATGGAAACAAGACTACTTCTGA